AGTGGCGCAGCTGTTCCGGGGCGGTCCCCTCTACTTCGAGAGCGCCGTACTGATCATCGCCTTCCTGCTGCTCGGGCGCTGGTTGGAGGCGCGGGCCAAGGGGCGTGCGGGCGCCGCCATCGAGGCGCTGCTGCAGCTCGGCGCGACGCAGGCACGACTGGTCGCGTCGGACGGCACGGAGCACCTGGTGCCGATCGAGCGTGTGCGGGTCGGCGATGTCGTACGCGTTCGCCCAGGCGAGAAGGTGCCGGTCGACGGCGAGGTCGTCGAGGGCACGAGCGCGGTCGACGAGTCGATGCTGACGGGCGAGAGCGTACCGGTGGACAAGTCCCCCGGGACGGGCGTCAGCGGCGCGACCATCAACGCGAACGGGGTGCTGACGGTGCGCGCCACCGCCGTCGGCGCCGACAGCGCACTGGCCCGGATCGTGACGATGGTCGAACGCGCGCAGGCGGGCAAGGGCGCGGCCCAGCGCCTCGCCGACCGCGTCTCGGCCGTCTTCGTCCCCGCGGTGCTCGCGATCGCGCTGGCCACCTTCGGCGTGTGGTGGATCGCGCTCGGCGAGCCGGTCGGCGGACTGACCGCCGCCGTCAGCGTGCTCATCATTGCGTGCCCCTGCGCGTTGGGGCTGGCGACACCGACCGCGGTGATGGTGGGCACCGGACGCGGTGCGGACCTCGGCATCTTGATCAAGGGCGTCGAGGTGCTCGAGCGCACCCGCGAGATCGATGTCGTGGTGTTCGACAAGACCGGCACGCTGACGCGCGGCGAGATGGCCGTGACCGACGTCGTCGCAGGCGACGGCACCGACGACCACACGCTGCTGGGCCGCGCCGCGGCAGCGGAAGCAGACAGCGAGCACCCGATCGGCGCGGCGATCACCGCCGCCGCTCACGACCGCGCACTCGACGTTGCTCGTCCGGGGACGTTCACCGCCGTCGCCGGGCACGGCGTGCGCGCGGACATCGACGACGTGACCGTCTGGGTCGGCACCCGCAAGCTGGCTGCCGAGGCCGGGCTGGTGCTGCCCGAGACGCTCGATGACGCCGCCGAACGGTGCGAGCGCGACGGAAAGACCGCGGTCGTCGTGGGCTGGGACGGCGAGGTCCGCGGTGTGGTTGCCGTTGCCGATACCGTCAAGGACGACGCCGCGAGCGCGGTAGCGCGGCTGCACGCCATGGGCATCGAGACCGCGATGATCACCGGCGACAACCACCGCACAGCCGCCGCCATCGCCGCCCAGGTCGGCATCGACCGTGCGCTCGCCGAGGTGCTGCCCGATGGCAAGCAGGACGAGATCGCCCGCCTTCAGGCCG
Above is a window of Euzebyales bacterium DNA encoding:
- a CDS encoding heavy metal translocating P-type ATPase — its product is MTSAPPNKATEASPADATERSFEVHGMTCGSCAARVQRILGRQEGVADADVNFATGMALVRLDDGATSDEDLAAAVDRIGYRLAPARVDEPRTSRADEERATQRMWARRAAVAWPIAAVFLVGMVAAPLSDRAMAVMESTGGRVAAFVLAIPVQFWAGWPFLAEAARRARRRTANMDTLIALGTLAAFGFSVAQLFRGGPLYFESAVLIIAFLLLGRWLEARAKGRAGAAIEALLQLGATQARLVASDGTEHLVPIERVRVGDVVRVRPGEKVPVDGEVVEGTSAVDESMLTGESVPVDKSPGTGVSGATINANGVLTVRATAVGADSALARIVTMVERAQAGKGAAQRLADRVSAVFVPAVLAIALATFGVWWIALGEPVGGLTAAVSVLIIACPCALGLATPTAVMVGTGRGADLGILIKGVEVLERTREIDVVVFDKTGTLTRGEMAVTDVVAGDGTDDHTLLGRAAAAEADSEHPIGAAITAAAHDRALDVARPGTFTAVAGHGVRADIDDVTVWVGTRKLAAEAGLVLPETLDDAAERCERDGKTAVVVGWDGEVRGVVAVADTVKDDAASAVARLHAMGIETAMITGDNHRTAAAIAAQVGIDRALAEVLPDGKQDEIARLQAGGRTVAMVGDGVNDAPALVEADLGIAIGTGTDVAIESSDLTLMRRDLDGVATAIELSRATERTIRQNLWWAFGYNTLAVPIAALGLLSPIVAGAAMAFSSVSVVTNSLRLRRFGR